In Oncorhynchus clarkii lewisi isolate Uvic-CL-2024 chromosome 2, UVic_Ocla_1.0, whole genome shotgun sequence, one DNA window encodes the following:
- the LOC139369022 gene encoding small acidic protein-like gives MSSPGNRHGTKRPGSPSEDGPTPWEAADLGDSERKQKFLRLMGAGKKEHTGRLVIGDHKSTSHVRSGAEDRRMNSELELQYQQGLDGKLSGRNRRHVGLGFSEPEPAPPSPPAESQSKAEQPASPKAPDSPSENQESPEKSPSQSPNGRTEPSAKDKRVEDKKHKMAFVKSS, from the exons ATGAGTTCTCCAGGGAATCGACACGGGACAAAAAGACCTGGCTCTCCAAGTGAA GATGGACCTACACCATGGGAAGCTGCAGATCTGGGGGACAGTGAGAGAAAGCAGAAGTTTTTGCGGTTGATGGGTGCAGGGAAG AAAGAGCACACTGGACGCCTAGTCATTGGAGATCACAAGTCAACATCCCATGTCCGCAGTG GGGCGGAGGACAGGAGGATGAACTCTGAGCTGGAGCTGCAGTACCAGCAGGGGCTGGACGGGAAGCTGTCAGGCAGAAACAGGAGACACGTCGGCCTGGGCTTCAGTGAG CCTGAACCAGCCCCACCTTCCCCACCTGCAGAAAGCCAAAGCAAAGCAGAGCAACCAGCCAGTCCCAAAGCCCCAGACAGCCCTTCGGAAAACCAGGAGTCACCAGAGAAATCCCCTTCACAGAGCCCAAACGGCAGGACAGAGCCCAGCGCAAAAGACAAGAGGGTAGAAGACAAGAAACACAAAATGGCCTTTGTGAAGTCATCCTAA